The Staphylothermus marinus F1 genome has a segment encoding these proteins:
- a CDS encoding HD domain-containing protein — MVVINAGLVKKIVNDKPLLKKAYEVLVNDPEVQTLWEMSNIMAVKRLKYNDHGPVHAQIAAGAALYLYQLLLNSGIKSTLIRDKVVDDPEYAWIVPLYGALLHDIGNSIHRDLHEKIGALLAKPIIDRALEKIIDDQRTRIMLRQEIMHSIFCTAYDAVCLTIEAGCVGVGDGLDMAEGRARVPYRLGGISIHSVSALSIKKVEVVPGEKVPIKIMVHMNERAGIFQVDEVLMPKIKTTPLKDYVEVYAIINGEPLKTYTPKQ, encoded by the coding sequence ATGGTAGTAATAAATGCTGGGTTGGTAAAGAAGATTGTGAATGATAAACCATTATTGAAGAAAGCATATGAGGTACTAGTTAATGATCCAGAAGTTCAAACATTGTGGGAAATGTCTAATATTATGGCTGTTAAGAGGCTGAAATACAATGATCATGGACCAGTACATGCACAAATAGCTGCTGGTGCAGCACTTTATCTATACCAACTACTACTCAACTCAGGGATTAAATCAACGCTTATCAGGGATAAAGTAGTAGATGATCCTGAATATGCATGGATTGTGCCACTATATGGAGCCCTACTACACGACATAGGTAATTCTATACATAGAGACCTACACGAAAAAATAGGGGCACTACTTGCTAAACCAATAATTGATAGAGCATTAGAGAAGATAATAGATGATCAAAGAACAAGGATAATGTTGAGACAAGAAATAATGCACAGCATATTCTGCACAGCATACGATGCTGTCTGCTTAACAATTGAAGCAGGATGCGTTGGTGTTGGCGATGGCTTAGACATGGCTGAAGGTAGAGCCAGGGTCCCCTATCGTTTAGGAGGAATATCAATACATAGTGTATCAGCGCTGAGCATTAAGAAAGTAGAAGTAGTACCAGGCGAAAAAGTACCGATAAAGATCATGGTACACATGAATGAAAGAGCAGGCATATTCCAAGTAGACGAAGTATTAATGCCAAAGATAAAAACAACTCCTCTAAAAGACTATGTCGAAGTATACGCTATCATTAACGGAGAACCATTAAAAACATACACACCTAAGCAATGA
- a CDS encoding PA14 domain-containing protein, whose translation MGKYVLIKTKEGLLRGLKTLYYRWKGSDPPNDLLLLKPIREDVSPWINYTWWRNPAPGVPAEFFAIAWLGFIYVDKAGVYRFYVTTDDGSRVWVDGKLLIDAWKDQPPTTYVSEPIPLSEGYHRLKYYFYNRYAFAQAVLGWIPQEGEAGVIPKDRFYHVISDRVFFEGVPEDYTVEVLPSGAEKKICISRGGVCGIRVLFDELPMEAIVRVLDTSGGVVYETPEKITLWGGDEIKLAEIK comes from the coding sequence ATGGGGAAATATGTATTGATTAAGACTAAGGAGGGATTGCTACGGGGGCTGAAGACTCTTTATTATCGTTGGAAAGGCTCTGATCCACCAAATGATCTATTATTGCTTAAGCCTATTAGAGAAGATGTTTCTCCATGGATAAACTATACTTGGTGGCGCAATCCAGCACCTGGTGTTCCAGCAGAATTCTTCGCTATAGCATGGCTTGGCTTCATATATGTTGATAAAGCAGGTGTTTATAGATTCTATGTTACAACTGATGATGGTAGTCGTGTATGGGTTGATGGAAAATTATTAATTGATGCTTGGAAAGATCAACCCCCTACAACATATGTTAGCGAACCAATTCCTCTAAGCGAGGGTTATCATAGATTGAAATATTATTTCTATAATAGATATGCTTTTGCCCAAGCAGTTCTTGGATGGATTCCTCAGGAGGGGGAGGCAGGAGTTATTCCCAAGGATAGGTTCTACCATGTAATAAGTGATAGAGTATTTTTTGAAGGTGTTCCAGAAGACTATACTGTAGAAGTATTGCCTAGCGGTGCTGAGAAGAAGATATGTATTTCTAGAGGGGGTGTATGTGGTATACGAGTATTATTTGATGAATTACCAATGGAGGCTATTGTAAGAGTTCTAGATACTAGTGGCGGAGTAGTATATGAAACGCCTGAAAAAATCACTTTGTGGGGAGGAGACGAGATAAAACTAGCAGAGATCAAGTAG
- a CDS encoding AEC family transporter, protein MDPIVTVFLLFGFIGLGVLSRVLMGKNKLFNLFMNVLNKFIYYILLPFVFLDIFASRGVELADINIALTAFIYVVISVIVLLRIPLNYDRGLRNSIVITSIFQNNVFLGFPVLLIMFNDISAAAMYSLVIFILHILVAGLLAARKENILVSILKIPIIYGFIAGTIIHYIIYEQYQAITHITIYTHSLLSYSAVYVLGYTLPLTLSHIKQYMKALYITGTWRFLASPLIHYTILSFLTIRPNLYWKEIMILSIMPPAVMNTVIARVYNWKPELVASTTLILTLTSLIIITAIILIQTI, encoded by the coding sequence TTGGATCCGATCGTCACTGTATTTCTCTTATTTGGATTTATAGGTTTAGGAGTATTATCCCGTGTCTTAATGGGTAAGAATAAATTATTCAACCTGTTCATGAATGTTTTAAACAAGTTTATCTACTATATATTGTTACCGTTCGTTTTCCTAGACATATTTGCGAGTAGAGGTGTTGAATTAGCAGATATAAACATAGCGTTGACAGCGTTCATTTATGTAGTTATTAGTGTAATAGTTCTCCTAAGAATACCTTTAAACTATGACCGTGGACTTAGAAACTCTATAGTGATCACAAGTATTTTCCAGAACAATGTCTTCCTAGGATTTCCCGTATTATTGATAATGTTTAATGATATATCGGCAGCTGCAATGTATAGTTTAGTTATCTTTATTCTACACATACTTGTTGCAGGACTGCTTGCTGCTAGGAAAGAAAATATTTTGGTTTCTATTCTTAAAATACCTATAATATATGGTTTTATAGCTGGAACAATAATACATTATATAATATATGAACAATACCAAGCAATAACACATATCACAATTTATACGCATAGTCTTCTAAGCTACAGCGCAGTATATGTATTGGGATACACATTACCGCTCACACTATCACATATTAAACAATACATGAAAGCACTATATATTACAGGGACATGGAGATTCCTGGCAAGCCCACTAATACACTATACGATACTATCATTCCTCACAATCCGCCCCAATCTATACTGGAAAGAAATAATGATCCTCTCAATAATGCCCCCAGCAGTAATGAACACAGTAATAGCAAGAGTATATAATTGGAAACCCGAACTAGTAGCTAGCACAACACTAATACTAACACTAACATCCCTAATCATAATCACAGCAATAATACTAATACAAACAATATAA
- a CDS encoding EamA family transporter, whose protein sequence is MEGWLVFSVLCLLFWGLWGFILKLAYSNLSWVETYFLSSLSSFILVLFVVSYYGLKFPPLNTYSALAFIAGFFGGAGYVFFVKALEQGKASVVIPLTALYPAITAVIALVVLREKISVYQGIGIILAVLASILLSLK, encoded by the coding sequence GTGGAGGGTTGGTTGGTTTTTAGTGTTTTGTGTTTGTTGTTTTGGGGTTTGTGGGGTTTTATTCTTAAGTTGGCTTATTCTAATTTGTCTTGGGTTGAAACATATTTTTTGAGTAGTTTGTCTAGTTTTATTCTTGTGTTGTTTGTTGTTTCTTATTATGGGTTAAAGTTTCCTCCTCTAAATACTTATTCGGCATTGGCTTTTATTGCTGGATTTTTTGGTGGTGCTGGATATGTATTTTTTGTTAAAGCTTTGGAGCAGGGTAAGGCTAGTGTCGTGATCCCTTTGACAGCATTGTATCCAGCAATTACAGCTGTTATTGCATTGGTTGTTTTAAGGGAGAAGATAAGTGTTTATCAAGGAATAGGTATCATATTAGCTGTTCTGGCCAGTATACTATTATCTTTAAAATAG
- a CDS encoding RsmB/NOP family class I SAM-dependent RNA methyltransferase, protein MARLDLEKEMVLALVEAVRLSERIKPSQDAKRRAFRKYGILGSKRDPLVTAIFYGVMKRLGILDLYIRDIIGVNPYIIDPWLRAALRVLLEIKVYRDPSRRTLRYLRGSVAKLLSSKTHPYVGMYYTRIYDKIINENYEYKPKNEDEELLVKYMLPPWYVRKIIGLLGNNEAEKLFKALDKQLPLSVRVNTLKTSVEEVLEELRREVKWVKRSSIVPTILKFPGPYNFDKSHLLRKGYIVIQEEAAAVASLILDPKPGMTVVDMAAAPGGKTQHMAELMNNEGVIYAFDIDEKRIARMRDILRRTGVRNARIYREDSRKAPDILGEEIADRVLLDAPCSSDGTIMKNPDLRWRLREEKISELQKLQYEMLEAGWKLLKPGGKLLYCTCSMLLEENEYIIEKFLKQHYNAELIPLNKPYDPGFLPGTMRAWPHRHETIGFFYALLMKRRG, encoded by the coding sequence TTGGCAAGGCTCGATCTTGAGAAAGAAATGGTGTTGGCACTAGTTGAAGCTGTTAGGCTTTCTGAGAGAATTAAGCCTAGCCAAGATGCTAAGCGTAGAGCTTTTAGAAAATATGGTATTTTAGGTTCTAAGAGGGATCCATTGGTTACTGCTATATTCTATGGTGTTATGAAGAGGCTTGGCATCTTAGACCTGTATATTCGTGATATTATTGGTGTAAACCCATATATTATTGATCCATGGCTTAGAGCGGCTTTAAGGGTTTTATTAGAGATCAAGGTTTACCGTGATCCCTCACGTAGAACACTGAGGTATCTGCGTGGCTCTGTAGCTAAGTTGTTATCCTCCAAGACTCATCCATATGTTGGCATGTATTATACGAGAATATATGATAAAATAATAAATGAAAACTATGAATACAAGCCTAAAAATGAAGATGAAGAATTACTTGTTAAATATATGCTTCCACCATGGTATGTTAGGAAAATAATAGGATTATTGGGGAATAATGAAGCTGAGAAACTATTTAAAGCATTGGATAAACAATTACCGCTCTCAGTTAGAGTTAATACTTTAAAAACAAGTGTTGAAGAAGTATTGGAGGAGCTTAGAAGAGAGGTTAAATGGGTTAAGAGATCAAGTATTGTGCCTACAATACTCAAGTTTCCCGGACCATATAATTTTGATAAATCACATTTGCTCAGGAAAGGCTACATAGTTATACAGGAGGAAGCAGCTGCTGTTGCATCCCTAATACTAGACCCAAAACCTGGTATGACTGTTGTAGATATGGCTGCTGCTCCTGGAGGGAAAACTCAGCATATGGCCGAATTAATGAATAATGAGGGGGTTATTTATGCATTTGATATTGATGAGAAAAGAATTGCTAGGATGCGAGATATTCTGCGCAGAACAGGTGTGAGGAATGCTAGAATATATAGGGAAGACTCGAGGAAAGCACCAGATATACTTGGTGAGGAAATAGCTGATCGAGTCCTCTTAGATGCTCCATGTAGTAGTGATGGAACAATAATGAAAAACCCTGATCTAAGGTGGAGGCTTAGAGAGGAGAAGATATCTGAGCTCCAAAAACTCCAGTACGAAATGCTTGAGGCTGGCTGGAAGCTGTTGAAGCCAGGTGGAAAATTACTTTACTGCACATGTAGTATGTTGCTGGAGGAGAACGAGTATATTATTGAAAAATTTCTTAAACAACACTACAATGCAGAACTTATCCCGCTAAACAAACCATATGATCCAGGCTTTCTACCCGGAACAATGAGAGCTTGGCCACATCGACATGAAACAATAGGTTTCTTTTATGCTTTATTAATGAAGAGAAGAGGTTGA
- a CDS encoding polysaccharide deacetylase family protein — MSQQVEFKPPNGYEYVLFLSFDLDVDSAEQYRGSDPVALSRGRFSVRRGVGKVLNVLYKYGLKTTFFVPGWVASTYPQIVKVLADDGHEIAAHGYIHERFDEFKDIYYEDQLFRRMIESIETFTNHKPIGFRAPYWRFSKNTLSLLFKHGFKYDSSLMDDEYPYIIEKNNYFLVELPVDWRLDDWPYLEYYRTLTPRELLDMWIDEIEYARQNHGYVSITMHPQCIGRGARINVLDKILRYAVETKAWIPQGRVLADYVLENLLGKQCC; from the coding sequence TTGAGTCAACAAGTAGAGTTTAAGCCTCCTAATGGATACGAATACGTGTTATTTCTAAGCTTCGACCTAGATGTTGACTCAGCGGAACAATATAGAGGAAGCGACCCAGTTGCTTTGAGTAGGGGGAGATTTAGTGTTAGGAGAGGAGTAGGTAAGGTCTTAAATGTTTTATACAAGTATGGTTTGAAAACAACGTTTTTCGTTCCTGGATGGGTTGCTTCAACATATCCTCAAATAGTAAAGGTTCTAGCTGATGATGGCCATGAAATAGCGGCTCATGGATATATTCATGAAAGATTCGATGAATTCAAAGATATTTACTATGAGGATCAATTGTTTAGGAGAATGATTGAATCAATAGAGACGTTTACAAACCATAAACCAATCGGGTTCAGAGCTCCATACTGGAGGTTCAGCAAGAACACATTATCTCTATTATTCAAGCATGGGTTTAAATATGATAGTAGCTTAATGGATGATGAGTATCCATATATTATTGAGAAAAACAACTACTTCCTCGTAGAGTTGCCGGTGGATTGGAGACTAGATGATTGGCCATATTTAGAATACTATAGAACCCTCACACCCAGAGAACTACTGGATATGTGGATCGATGAAATAGAGTATGCTCGCCAAAACCATGGATATGTATCAATAACTATGCATCCACAATGCATTGGTAGAGGAGCTAGAATAAATGTATTAGATAAAATATTAAGATATGCTGTTGAGACAAAAGCATGGATACCGCAAGGAAGAGTTTTAGCAGATTATGTATTAGAGAACCTATTGGGAAAACAATGTTGTTAA
- a CDS encoding PPC domain-containing DNA-binding protein — translation MFKLKNTHIFRIPQGEEIVSYINKYAEKHGIEAGLVSIIGSLENIELAYYDRGLNKYVTKTFPGTYELVSGNGNISLKEGKPLSHIHVVIGDRNYNAYAGHLVKATVFVAEVFILEFEGDKKLVREHVSENLWLWRTIGELSF, via the coding sequence ATGTTTAAACTGAAAAATACACATATTTTCAGGATACCTCAAGGAGAGGAAATAGTTTCATATATTAATAAATACGCTGAGAAACATGGGATTGAAGCTGGATTAGTGAGTATTATTGGTTCGCTTGAGAATATTGAGCTAGCATATTATGATCGTGGCTTAAACAAATATGTAACAAAGACTTTTCCAGGAACATATGAGCTAGTGTCAGGAAATGGTAATATTAGTTTGAAAGAAGGTAAACCATTGTCTCACATTCATGTAGTTATAGGTGATCGTAACTATAACGCGTATGCAGGTCATTTAGTAAAAGCAACTGTATTTGTAGCTGAAGTATTTATCTTAGAGTTTGAAGGCGATAAAAAACTAGTCCGAGAACATGTGAGTGAAAATCTTTGGTTATGGAGAACTATTGGGGAACTAAGTTTTTAA
- a CDS encoding aminotransferase class V-fold PLP-dependent enzyme codes for MIDVEKIRKDFPILNRTIRGRRIVYFDNAATTQKPMQVINAIVEFYTKYNANIHRGLHTLSQEASELYEKAHEVIAKFINAYSWDEVVFCYNTTDAMNMVAYAWGLKNLREGDEILLTIMDHHSTMLPWRNVAKMKNARIKYVDITNDGYLDYSDLENKISNKTRVIVFPVMSNVLGTINDVRKIVKLAHEVDAIVVADGAQSVPHTPTNVREMGIDFLGFSGHKMLGPTGIGVLWGRRDRLEEMMPFKVGGDTIKDVTLDNVVWHDLPWRFEAGTPNIAGGIGLAEAAKYLMKIGMENVRQHEKELVEYTLKRFEELGEEILVYGPRNPLDRGGVIAFNIRNLHHHTVGKALDLFGIAVRTGMHCAHPLHYRLGLKGTVRASYYIYNTKEEIDYFIDSLSKIIQLKEALKNQPVEEVCTGT; via the coding sequence TTGATCGATGTAGAGAAGATTAGGAAGGATTTTCCAATACTAAATAGAACTATAAGGGGGAGGAGGATAGTATACTTTGATAATGCAGCGACTACTCAGAAGCCTATGCAGGTTATAAATGCTATAGTAGAATTTTATACGAAATATAATGCTAATATTCATCGTGGACTACACACGTTAAGCCAGGAAGCTAGTGAATTATATGAGAAAGCACATGAAGTCATTGCTAAGTTTATTAATGCTTATTCATGGGATGAAGTAGTATTCTGCTATAATACAACAGATGCTATGAATATGGTGGCTTATGCTTGGGGATTAAAGAATCTCCGTGAAGGAGACGAAATATTATTGACCATTATGGATCACCACAGCACTATGCTTCCGTGGAGAAACGTTGCAAAAATGAAGAATGCCAGGATCAAATATGTAGATATAACAAATGATGGATACCTAGATTATAGTGATTTAGAAAACAAGATCTCTAATAAAACACGTGTAATAGTTTTCCCGGTTATGAGCAATGTTCTCGGAACAATAAATGATGTGAGAAAGATCGTGAAACTAGCACACGAAGTAGACGCAATAGTTGTTGCAGATGGAGCACAAAGTGTCCCGCATACACCAACAAATGTTAGAGAGATGGGTATAGATTTCCTAGGATTCAGCGGTCACAAAATGCTTGGACCAACAGGTATTGGTGTATTATGGGGTAGAAGAGATCGTTTAGAAGAGATGATGCCGTTCAAAGTCGGCGGAGATACGATCAAAGATGTTACACTAGATAATGTTGTATGGCATGATCTACCGTGGAGATTTGAAGCTGGAACACCAAATATCGCTGGCGGAATAGGTTTAGCTGAAGCAGCAAAATACTTAATGAAAATAGGAATGGAGAATGTTAGGCAACATGAAAAAGAACTAGTTGAATACACTCTTAAACGCTTTGAGGAATTAGGTGAGGAAATCTTAGTGTATGGTCCCAGAAACCCCCTTGATCGCGGTGGAGTTATAGCATTCAATATAAGAAACCTGCACCACCACACAGTTGGGAAAGCACTAGATCTGTTCGGCATAGCTGTTAGAACAGGCATGCACTGTGCTCATCCTCTCCATTATAGACTAGGTCTTAAAGGAACAGTTAGAGCAAGTTACTACATATATAATACAAAGGAGGAAATAGACTATTTCATAGATTCTCTAAGCAAGATTATACAGTTGAAAGAAGCATTAAAGAATCAACCAGTAGAGGAAGTATGTACTGGAACATAG
- a CDS encoding amidohydrolase family protein: MADIYIRGGWIITMDSKRRIIRDGAVAVEDGFIKAVGKRELLDKDYRYHSDIVIDVQRDIVLPGLINTHVHLAQGLLRGCADYLPLIPWLKDRVWPLQGNYKPEEALVSAQLVVAEMLRTGTTAFLETGLVGRYGPDNIIEFLHKSGIRAAVARHVMDMTGYALEENILHEGLVELGDISFNDTIRLYHKYHGWDDRIWIWFGPRTPGAVSVELYRKMSEKARELNTGITMHLAEVKADVEYTMTKFGKRPVEFAHWVGLTGPNVVLVHVVWVNDEEIKLLAKTKTSVSHNPCSNMKLASGAARISDMLREGVNVALGTDGGPSNNDYDLLREMKHAALLQPLRTLDAKAVRAEQILEAATINGAKALMIDKMVGSIEVGKKADIIIVDYWQPHLKPLNNPISHLVYSAMGSDVKHSIIDGKLVMFDRKILTFNVEEVLEKADKAAHNLYERAGICVEPDTIWPIE, from the coding sequence ATGGCAGACATCTATATTCGAGGCGGCTGGATTATAACAATGGATTCTAAGCGTAGAATAATACGTGATGGAGCAGTTGCTGTTGAAGACGGCTTTATAAAAGCAGTTGGTAAACGTGAATTGCTCGATAAAGATTATCGATACCATAGCGACATAGTTATTGATGTTCAAAGAGACATAGTGTTGCCTGGACTAATAAATACACATGTACACTTAGCTCAAGGACTGCTGAGAGGCTGTGCGGATTATCTCCCCCTAATTCCTTGGCTAAAGGATCGTGTATGGCCTCTTCAGGGAAACTATAAGCCGGAAGAAGCTCTTGTATCAGCACAGTTAGTCGTTGCTGAAATGCTGAGAACAGGGACAACAGCATTTCTAGAAACAGGGCTTGTTGGAAGATATGGTCCGGACAATATTATCGAGTTCCTACATAAAAGTGGTATTAGAGCAGCTGTAGCTCGCCACGTAATGGATATGACTGGTTATGCTTTGGAAGAAAACATTCTTCATGAGGGGCTGGTGGAGCTGGGTGATATAAGTTTCAACGATACTATAAGACTATATCATAAATATCATGGATGGGATGATCGTATATGGATATGGTTTGGGCCAAGAACACCTGGCGCTGTAAGCGTTGAGCTTTACAGGAAAATGTCTGAGAAAGCCAGGGAACTAAATACAGGGATAACAATGCATTTAGCAGAGGTTAAAGCAGATGTTGAATACACAATGACAAAGTTTGGGAAGAGACCAGTAGAGTTTGCTCACTGGGTTGGCTTAACAGGCCCCAATGTTGTTTTAGTCCATGTTGTCTGGGTTAATGATGAAGAAATAAAACTTCTTGCAAAAACAAAAACATCTGTAAGCCATAACCCATGCAGTAACATGAAGCTTGCAAGCGGTGCTGCTAGAATAAGCGATATGTTAAGGGAGGGAGTAAATGTTGCGTTAGGAACAGATGGTGGTCCAAGCAATAATGATTATGACCTATTAAGGGAAATGAAACATGCAGCACTACTACAGCCTCTCAGAACACTTGATGCTAAAGCAGTGAGAGCTGAGCAAATATTAGAAGCTGCAACAATTAATGGAGCAAAAGCATTGATGATCGATAAAATGGTTGGAAGCATTGAAGTAGGTAAAAAAGCAGATATTATTATAGTTGATTATTGGCAGCCACACCTTAAACCATTAAATAACCCAATATCTCATCTAGTATATAGTGCTATGGGTAGCGATGTAAAACACAGTATTATCGATGGAAAACTAGTAATGTTTGACCGGAAAATACTTACATTCAATGTTGAAGAGGTTCTAGAAAAAGCAGATAAAGCAGCACATAACCTATACGAGAGAGCGGGTATATGTGTAGAGCCAGATACAATATGGCCTATAGAATAA
- the ade gene encoding adenine deaminase, producing the protein MVLPKIFSYDIDERINLIQTITGKKPADIVISNVNLVLTPTGEILDNASIIISGKRIAGAGKYSELHRFIGKNTLVIDGENNYAMPGFIDPHIHIESSLLTPHGFAKLALRHGTTTVVADPHEIGNVLGSRGVEIFMDAARNLPLKILIDIPSCVPATDPKFGLETTANIIGADEVEKLAALEGTIGLGEVMDFVSVLNSNKSVLEKIRVAHRYRLIVNGHAPLLRGAELDAYIDAGIWSDHESTIYEEALEKARKGMYVFIREGSAWKDLKALLPLIKNHTIDHRFLSFASDDINVVDLMEKGHMDRIINIAIEYGVDPVKAIQLATIGPAMRIHLEDHVGVVGPARLADIVLSKNIEYIKPHTVIANGEIIYYKGELKKTFNNYKYPEETLNTVKLAKIPEPQEFIPKINTREGIVEANIIEVTPGSALTKHVIEELAVKNYNVLADPNRDIIYAAVIDRHKATGSMGKGFIKGLGFRAGAIAQTIAHDTHNLIVAGNNPEDMSRAVKRIVEIQGGIVVVDEGKIIGELPLRLAGLMSIEEPETVYEKYKKITNELNNGYGLEFESFFMTLALVALPVIPEIRLTDKGLVDVRKAKLIPLINK; encoded by the coding sequence TTGGTTCTTCCAAAAATCTTCTCCTACGACATAGATGAGAGAATAAACCTTATACAAACAATTACTGGTAAAAAACCAGCAGACATAGTTATTAGCAATGTAAACCTAGTATTAACTCCTACAGGAGAAATACTAGATAATGCATCAATAATTATAAGCGGTAAAAGAATAGCTGGTGCAGGAAAATATAGTGAACTACACCGATTCATAGGCAAAAATACTCTCGTAATAGATGGTGAAAACAATTATGCAATGCCGGGATTCATAGATCCACATATACATATAGAGTCAAGCCTCCTAACACCCCATGGATTCGCTAAACTAGCACTAAGACATGGAACAACAACAGTTGTCGCGGATCCACATGAAATAGGAAATGTTCTTGGGAGTAGAGGCGTAGAAATATTTATGGATGCAGCGAGAAATCTACCATTGAAAATACTCATAGACATACCAAGCTGTGTACCAGCAACAGATCCAAAGTTTGGTCTTGAAACAACTGCTAATATCATAGGTGCTGACGAGGTAGAGAAGCTAGCAGCACTAGAAGGAACAATTGGTTTAGGAGAAGTTATGGATTTTGTCAGTGTACTAAATTCTAATAAGTCTGTTCTAGAAAAAATAAGGGTTGCACATAGATACAGGTTAATAGTGAATGGACACGCACCATTACTTAGGGGAGCCGAGCTAGATGCCTACATAGATGCTGGTATATGGAGTGATCATGAATCCACAATATATGAAGAAGCACTCGAGAAAGCTCGTAAAGGCATGTATGTATTTATCAGAGAGGGCAGTGCATGGAAGGACTTAAAAGCACTTCTACCACTAATAAAGAACCACACTATTGATCATAGGTTTCTCAGCTTTGCATCAGACGATATAAACGTTGTTGATTTAATGGAGAAAGGTCATATGGATAGAATAATTAATATAGCGATCGAGTACGGCGTAGACCCTGTTAAAGCGATCCAGCTAGCAACAATTGGTCCGGCAATGCGTATACATTTAGAGGATCATGTAGGCGTAGTTGGACCAGCTAGGCTGGCAGATATAGTTTTATCTAAAAACATCGAATACATTAAACCACATACTGTAATAGCTAATGGTGAAATAATATATTATAAGGGAGAATTAAAGAAAACATTCAATAACTACAAGTATCCAGAAGAAACTCTAAACACTGTTAAACTAGCAAAAATACCTGAACCCCAAGAATTCATTCCAAAAATAAATACTAGAGAAGGAATAGTTGAAGCAAACATTATAGAAGTAACCCCTGGTTCAGCGTTAACAAAGCATGTTATAGAAGAACTAGCAGTAAAGAATTATAATGTATTAGCTGATCCCAATAGAGACATTATTTATGCAGCAGTAATAGATCGACATAAAGCAACTGGTAGCATGGGTAAAGGATTTATTAAAGGACTAGGTTTTAGAGCTGGAGCAATAGCTCAGACAATAGCACATGATACGCATAACTTGATCGTTGCAGGAAACAATCCTGAAGATATGAGCAGAGCTGTTAAGAGAATAGTAGAGATACAGGGAGGCATAGTAGTTGTTGATGAAGGCAAGATAATAGGTGAGCTACCACTTAGATTAGCAGGTCTTATGAGCATAGAGGAGCCAGAAACAGTTTATGAAAAATACAAGAAAATAACAAACGAGCTAAACAATGGGTATGGATTAGAATTTGAATCCTTCTTCATGACCCTAGCACTCGTAGCTCTACCAGTTATACCAGAGATAAGATTAACAGATAAAGGATTAGTAGATGTGAGGAAAGCAAAGTTAATACCTTTAATTAATAAGTAA
- a CDS encoding ZPR1 zinc finger domain-containing protein → MDVVKKILEYTIKCPVCGSEMKIEDHLYDMPLVGKVIISSGRCPRCGYKWSDARLAESRGARKIIYRVEKPGDENALVIRASTASIIIPELGVEIKPGPAALGYITTIEGLIMDIIEKTEFICSEPDAPLDECKKKLEQLRKARDGLIKYTIIIIDPEGVSTIVSDKTREEPLSEEEINALEKELLGMDSQK, encoded by the coding sequence ATGGATGTTGTTAAGAAAATTCTCGAATATACTATTAAATGCCCTGTTTGCGGATCAGAGATGAAAATTGAGGATCATTTATATGATATGCCTCTTGTAGGAAAAGTTATTATTAGTAGTGGTAGGTGTCCACGCTGTGGATACAAGTGGAGTGATGCTAGATTAGCTGAGAGTAGAGGAGCCAGGAAAATAATTTATAGAGTCGAGAAGCCAGGCGATGAAAATGCATTGGTTATTAGAGCTTCTACAGCCTCCATAATTATCCCTGAGCTAGGAGTGGAGATCAAGCCTGGACCAGCTGCTTTAGGTTATATAACAACAATTGAGGGATTAATCATGGACATTATTGAGAAAACAGAATTTATATGTAGTGAGCCAGATGCTCCGCTAGATGAATGTAAGAAAAAACTTGAACAGCTGAGAAAAGCACGAGATGGATTAATCAAGTACACAATCATAATAATTGATCCTGAAGGGGTTTCGACAATTGTTAGTGATAAAACACGTGAGGAACCATTGAGTGAGGAAGAAATTAATGCTTTAGAGAAGGAGCTTCTGGGGATGGATTCTCAAAAATAA